A window of Cryptomeria japonica chromosome 3, Sugi_1.0, whole genome shotgun sequence contains these coding sequences:
- the LOC131074433 gene encoding phosphoprotein ECPP44-like: protein MAETSATEQHDGEISGLSGKKNEEKTNEQQQEDAFPVSPMEEPKHSSEIEGNIQQGGLMKNIPLCEVTVETNEAEQKDRDVFSLPGKENAEETNEQHVNPVHPAAVVPKQPRDIERKARYRALLKELHLTSSSSSSSDSDEEEGEKEEGKKKKKGPVKNTSTEKSFGHSEMKEGEEHQENN from the exons ATGGCGGAAACAAGTGCAACAGAGCAACACGATGGTGAGATCTCTGGTTTATCtggaaagaaaaatgaagagaaaacaAACGAGCAGCAGCAGGAGGATGCATTTCCTGTGAGTCCTATGGAGGAGCCCAAACACTCAAGTGAAATCGAAGGAAACATACAGCAAGGGGgtttgatgaaaaatattcctcTGTGTGAAGTAACAGTGGAGACAAATGAAGCAGAGCAGAAGGATCGTGATGTCTTTAGTTTGCCTGGGAAGGAGAATGCAGAGGAAACAAACGAACAGCATGTCAACCCTGTTCACCCTGCAGCTGTGGTGCCCAAACAGCCCAGGGACATTGAAAGGAAAGCACGTTACAGGGCTTTGCTTAAAGAACTCCATCTCACAAGCagctcttcttcttcctct GATAGTGATGAGGAAGAGggagaaaaagaagagggaaaaaagaaaaagaaaggcccTGTTAAGAACACGAGTACAGAAAAGAGTTTCGGACATTCTGAAATGAAGGAAGGTGAAGAACATCAAGAGAATAACTAA